Within Wyeomyia smithii strain HCP4-BCI-WySm-NY-G18 chromosome 2, ASM2978416v1, whole genome shotgun sequence, the genomic segment CCCAATCTGGTTTTCACTGCTATTGGACCAGTTCCGTCACCTTCCTTCACCTTCAATGGTACCGCTAATCGTAGATTGTCGATGCCGATAAGTATTTGGGGCTTAACGTTCTGGTAGCTTCGAAGAGGGACGTCCTTCAAATAACCATACTGTTTTGCTGCCTCATCTGCCTGAAAACTTTGGCTGGGTAAACAGAGACTTTCTACCCTCCTGGCGTTCACGAGTTTGTGTCGTTTTTCCTGCCCCATGCCGCTAATCTAATGAGGAATCCTGTGTGACGTCTTTTCCATGCGTGAGGTGTTACCTGTCCAACGCAGGCACAAAGGTTGTGGCGTTCCTTTTACTTCAAGCGATGCCGCCAATGCGCTGTCGACTAGCGTTAGATTTGAGCCTTCGTCGAGAAAGGCGTAGGTTTCGATGGTGGCATTGGTCCCGTGAACAACGACCGGATTTATTCTAAACAAGATCGGCGATGTCGGCAAACGATGAGTGTGATTTTCTGCTATTTGTGTGAACGATGTCGGTGCTTTCGGGGGGCCTCGAACAGACAACACAAGTATTGACAACCTTCTATTTCGCAGCTTTTCCGATTACGACATCCTCGGCGTCCATGGTTGAACAAACAGTTCTGACAAAGTCCTAACGAACGAATCCTTCTCCATCGGTCGTCGACATCCAACGCTTTAATCGCGACACAGTCGTGCACTCGATGTCCACTCTTAGCGCAGTGGGCACAATCAACTTGTTTCGATGTTTCCCTCGGTTCATTCGCTATCTCAGAGGATTTTTTCAGACCTTCCACAACATGAGTGTTCAAAAAGCTCTTATTTTTCTGTCGATCACGAACGCTACTTTTCCTAATATCGGGCTCGAAGCCTACTACACTGGATGCGTCCTGTACGATTGACGCCATATAGTCACCAAAGGTTCTTAGGTCAACGTATTGTAACCTACGCTTGTATCCGGCCCACATCATTCTTTGGACTGCTGGAAGTTTAGCAACGAGCTCTTGCAAAAGCGACGGATTCGATAGATAGGCGTGTTCAGTCGCTGCTTCTATGTGATCGCATAAAGCTTGCACCGCCATACCGAAGTCAATCAAACCTTCCAACCGGTCGGACCTTGGAGCAGGAATTTCTCTCACCTTACATAACAGGAAATCAGTAACTCTGGACGTCCAAATCGCGTTCTGAGGGTATCGATCACTTGAGAGACTGCTGCTGGCAATACTAATCGGCTGCGCACCGCTTCTAAGGCTGGTCCAGATAAGCTCTTTTGTAGACGAAGCATATTTTCCCCATCTGTAAAACCGCACGCGTCTATTGTGTAGTTATAGTTCGATATAAAAATAGGCCAATCGGCGGGATAACCGGAAAACCGAGGAAGCTCCTTAGCCAGGGACTGCCGTGCTGCTAGCTGTGTAGGACAACCGAAGGCACGAGAGTAATTCACTTGTCTTTAAAGCGTGTTTTGTAACGAACGAGGGGGAAATGTTTGATTCTATCCCGGCGATAGCATAGGGTTATAACGAGTTTGTTGTCCGATAATATTTTGTTCGAAGTGTAACTCCGACGGAGGTAAGTAATTGATTTCACCCGGGCGCGCGTTTGAAACTCGCTGCTGCTCGCGGGGATTGTGTTGAGTATTAAAATATCCTGGGCACGCATCAATTTGCGGGTGCCTACGAATATTATTATCGTTTTTGGTCGTGGGGCAATAATCATAGTCtaatacatttttattattgtttgagACTTGACATTTACCTGCAGGTTGAACATGGCTGTTGTGCCTATCGGCGAAAGTAATGGCTTCACTTACCGGCTGACCAGTTTGGCTTACCGGATTCCTCGATGAGTCGAAAGAGCGAAGCACCTCGACTTCGTTGGGTTGGCTGTGTTCAGCGGGGAAACGGAACTGTTGGTAGTGTCCTTTCCGTCTTCGGGATTGCCCCAGTTGGCTTCTGCCAACAAGGCTTATTCACTGCTGCCTTCACGCTCGCTGGGTTTAATGAGCTGGACTCTTCCGTATGCTGGAATGATTCGCGGTTGTTACCTCCGGGCTGGAACTTCTCTAGCATTTTTCGGCGGCTCTCGAGCTGAGCTTGTAACTCAGACAGTTGCTCAGGTGTTGGTGTAGCGCGGGCCTCACATAGTTCCACATGATCCTTCAGCTTGATTAATGCTTTTCGACGTTCATCCATTCCCGACAGAGATCTCGAAACGGGTCGGCTTAGAACTGCGAGGGGAATTGAAACCATCGGTGGCAGAATAGATCTGGGTGTTTCCAATGGCATCGGTGAACGACGATCAGATGCAACGCGTGGCGCTGCTGGGGGAGTACAAGTCGCTGTGGCGTTATGGCACTCGTCGCGCTCGAAAATTTCACTGCATTGGCTGCGCGTTTCGTTCCCCTCTACAGCATTAGCAATCAACTTCTGCTGCTCATCTAAATGACGACGTTGTAATTCCAACTCCACACGTGCTCGTTCTAACCTCTGTTTCTCAACTAGGTTACTCAAGTCGATAGAAAATGTCGAGCTTGCGCGACTGGACTTGCTCATCAGCGAGATAGTTTCACCAGCTTCCATGGCATTACATTTGCCGCACGCCCAAGAACGGTTCGTTACGTCGTCCCTCACTCCCGCGCATGTGAAATGCTGCCAGCAATCACATTGGTCACACTGGACCATATCCTCTGCATCGTCAGGACGCTGGCAAGCTCTACAGTTGGCATCTTTATTTGGTTGCTCTCCATGTGCTGACGCCATTTTGTCCACAATGGAAACGAATTTTGAAGATTGTTGAGGTTCGCAGGAAATAAGACAATGGCGACTCCGGTTTCGACAGCGTATATTATAGCTTCAactatgaaatttataaactttaattttaaacattatttgaatatttcgtaACTTACAATTCGGTTtgccttttatttttattacttcacTGCTTTACAACTTTTCAAACTTGATTTTATTTACTTAACTTCTTTTAATTTAACGTCCATCCACGTTGACTGCTGGATCAAGAAGACTTGATCGAAGCCGACCAACGGTCAGCTAAGGCTCATGATCGTGGCGTCTGTCAGTTGAACTGGCGCGTCGCTTGATCAGGCGACGCAACGCCTCGAGTACTAAAAGTAGCTAGGGTGGTCAGCTGGGTGTTTTCTGCGTCAACAGTTGTTTAAgtgctattagcatctaaaatcttccattccgccaaccaaaaacgttacatgtttaatccagttttcacagaatgtaccttagtattgtgaaaaaagacgtagtcccacgtcaaaaaaaataaaaatctattttcgcgttttcccgccttttactccaagaacaacgacattagattactatgattgcaggctatgagcggtaggcaagctgttgtagcgtcgttgTCGAGGCATCGTTGTTtagtaaacaagcacctgttaatGATTCACATATAATGTGaaattcgttttcgctgcctactacacatTTTACAGCGGTAGAGAAAAGTGTAGTTTTGATGTAGCACGAAAGccaaaaacgaataaatttagtgcaaaagagctatagcgtggtagcacTACTGCAAAAACAAACTCGAAATGCATGTaaatactctcaacgtggctttgattCCATTTAAGAGCATATGCTTGATTTATACAATACAATCACATTCTTGGTTTATTTAAGCAAAGTTGCAAATAATCGTCTTATGCATCAgtttactaaaaaaataaaacaagaataacactacaaATGCGATGATTTGATTtaccattgctcggatctaaGCAATCTGtgcaattttctctaaaatgcacactaTCTTAGATCAtatttgctcatgctgcaatgattaTGTTAGCCGGTAAAAGgaacgtgtagtttttgctcCTCAAAAAgcattgatttttgtttatgtttcatTAAATAGTCACTATagcattcctacaaatctctggattcACAATTagttgttgaatgttgaattggaaacaATAATGTTGCAAAGTTTCAATTGCACTGTGCCGAAGCGGCAGGTCTGCCTCAAAAAACAGATGAAGTGTTAATGTcactgaagcgaaaatttcgaagttTCGGGTATCTCGATGTTACTTACCAACTTACCGTTTCATTTCaacgtctgtatgtaccttcgcgccTCGCAGTTAAACATGCGTGTTGCATTACAAAACTATCAATCAACTGTAATGTTTTCGAAGCAGTTGTTAGATACAGGGAATCGAGAAATCTATGTTGACATTTAAATCGGCTATTTAACATTCCCTGCGGATTTTCGTCAGCTGACAGATTTTGTGGTTGAActcatcaaaaaaatgttcccgAAAATCGCGCAAAACTATGAAAACCATCTCTGGTTAAGCGAACGTGCGATTTTGACGCCAAAAATAAGGATGTAGATGAGTTGAACATCATAATTCAAGGTAAAATTAACGGCCTACATTCCTGAAAATCGGTGGATTCTGTCTCTAACCAAGACGACGTTGTGAGTTATCCTACCGAACTTTTGAATTCACTAGAATCGCCCAGCCTATCCCCTCACAATTTGCGGTTGAAGATTGGATCGGTAATTATAATGTTGCGGAATATCAATCAACCTCGACTGGGCAATGGCACCAGGCTTGTGGTAAAAAAAGCTAATGGCAAATgtcattgaagcaacaattctgacaggaaactacaaaggagaagtcgcATAAATCCCGTGTGTCACAGTTATTCCTACCGACTTGCCGTTCAAATTTAAACGTCTGCGTCTCGCATTCGCGACCCAAGGATAGTCACTGACAATTTATGGCATAAACCtcgagtattcatgc encodes:
- the LOC129719879 gene encoding uncharacterized protein LOC129719879; the encoded protein is MASAHGEQPNKDANCRACQRPDDAEDMVQCDQCDCWQHFTCAGVRDDVTNRSWACGKCNAMEAGETISLMSKSSRASSTFSIDLSNLVEKQRLERARVELELQRRHLDEQQKLIANAVEGNETRSQCSEIFERDECHNATATCTPPAAPRVASDRRSPMPLETPRSILPPMVSIPLAVLSRPVSRSLSGMDERRKALIKLKDHVELCEARATPTPEQLSELQAQLESRRKMLEKFQPGGNNRESFQHTEESSSLNPASVKAAVNKPCWQKPTGAIPKTERTLPTVPFPR